GGCCATCATCTCGTGCATCTGGCGCATCATGCCGCTTGGCATGTGGCCCATCATGGGCCCGTGCATGCCGCCCATCGCGTCGGCGCCCATCATCGCGCCACCCATCCCCATGGGGGCGGCGCCGGGGGGCGTGGTCGTGCCGGGCGGGTGGTGGTCGGGGTTGGCGAGGGCGGTGGTGGTCAGCGCGGCGGCGAGCAGCGCGGCGAAGAGTGTCTTGCGGTGCGTCATGGCGCTCCTCCTGTCGAGGAGCATGTTCGGGCGCGCGCGTGAACCGGCGATAACGCCCGTGTAAGGTTTCGGTAAAGCCGCCCAGGACGCGGAGCGGCGCTCAGCCCGCGTCCGGCGCCCGCGGCAGCGTGAACCAGAAGGTGCTGCCCTGCCCCAGGCGGCTGCTGACGCCGATGTCGCCGCCTTGGCGCTCCACTAACTGCTTGGCGAGCGTGAGCCCGATGCCGCTGCCGCCGCCCTCCTGCTGGGCGCGCGCCTGGTCGCCGCGGTAGAAGCGGTTGAACACCAGGCTGAGCTGCCCCTGTGGGATGCCGCCGCCCGTGTCGCTGACCTCGAAGCGCACCCACCCCTCGCCAACCGCGTAAACCGCAAGCTTGACCCGGCCCCCGGCAGGCGTGAAGCGCAGGGCGTTGGCCACCAGGTTGGTGAGCACCTGGCCGCTGCGCTCGGCGTCGGCCCATACGCGAACGTCGGGCGCGGCCGCCACCTCCAGCGTCACGTCCTTGGCCTCGAAGCGCGGCCGGAACGCCTCCGCCACGGCATCGAGCAGGGTGACGGCCGCCACCTCCGCCGGGTGCAGGTCGACCTGGCCGGTCTCCACGCGCGACAGCAGGCTCAAGTCGTCCGCCAGGCGCTCCAGCCGCTGCAACTGCCTCCGGGCCGGCGCCGCCAGCTCCTCGGGCGCGAACACCCCGTCCTCGAGGCCCTCCAGGTAGCCACGCAGGTTCGACAGGGGCGTGCGGAACTCGTGCGCCACGTCGGCCATGAGCTGCACGCGCCGCTCCTCGCTCTTCTCCAGCGTCGCCGCCATGGTGTTGAACGCCGCCGCCAGCTCCCCGATCTCGCCCGGCGCCCGCTGCGTCAGACGCTGGCTGTAGCGCCCGCCGGCGATGCGGCCGCTGGCGCGCGTCAGCGCCCGCAGCGGCCGCACCACCCGCCGCGTGACGTAA
The genomic region above belongs to Trueperaceae bacterium and contains:
- a CDS encoding HAMP domain-containing histidine kinase, producing MTRPPRSSLYWRLLPSYLVVVVVALGTMFLAGEALAPYFLQRHVDAMMESLHAHGDQTLDAMADDLAAGFRRALTQSLLWALVASGAAATMVGLYVTRRVVRPLRALTRASGRIAGGRYSQRLTQRAPGEIGELAAAFNTMAATLEKSEERRVQLMADVAHEFRTPLSNLRGYLEGLEDGVFAPEELAAPARRQLQRLERLADDLSLLSRVETGQVDLHPAEVAAVTLLDAVAEAFRPRFEAKDVTLEVAAAPDVRVWADAERSGQVLTNLVANALRFTPAGGRVKLAVYAVGEGWVRFEVSDTGGGIPQGQLSLVFNRFYRGDQARAQQEGGGSGIGLTLAKQLVERQGGDIGVSSRLGQGSTFWFTLPRAPDAG